One window of Streptomyces sp. NBC_00273 genomic DNA carries:
- a CDS encoding NAD(P)H-quinone dehydrogenase: MTRIVIIGGGPGGYEAALVGAQLGAEVTVVDCDGLGGASVLTDCVPSKTLIATAEVMTTFDSSYEELGIVVADDTPHIEQAARVVGVDLGKVNRRVKRLALAQSHDITASVTRAGARVVRGRGKLGGPQGIDGTRDVIVTAADGSETILTADAVLIATGGTPREIPDAMPDGERILNWTQVYDLDELPEELIVVGSGVTGAEFAGAYQALGSRVTLVSSRDRVLPGEDPDAAAVLEDVFRRRGMNVVGRSRAESAKRVGDRVEVTLSDGRVLTGTHCLMAVGAIPNTKNMNLEESGVRLKDSGHIWTDKVSRTSAPGVYAAGDVTGVFALASVAAMQGRIAMYHFLGDAVAPLNLKTVSSNVFTDPEIATVGYTQADVDAGKIDARVVKLPLLRNPRAKMQGIRDGFVKLFCRPGTGIVVGGVVVSPRASELIHPISIAVDNNLTVEQIAKAFTVYPSLSGSIAEVARQLHTRKAAGEA, from the coding sequence GTGACCCGGATCGTGATCATCGGCGGCGGACCCGGCGGGTATGAGGCAGCCCTGGTGGGGGCCCAGCTCGGCGCGGAGGTGACCGTCGTCGACTGCGACGGTCTGGGTGGGGCTTCGGTCCTGACCGACTGCGTACCTTCCAAGACTCTGATCGCGACCGCAGAGGTGATGACGACCTTCGACTCCTCGTACGAGGAGCTCGGCATCGTCGTCGCGGACGACACCCCGCACATCGAGCAGGCCGCGCGCGTCGTCGGCGTGGACCTCGGCAAGGTGAACCGGCGCGTCAAGCGCCTCGCGCTCGCCCAGTCGCACGACATCACCGCCTCCGTCACCCGGGCCGGCGCCCGCGTGGTGCGCGGCCGCGGCAAGCTCGGCGGACCGCAGGGCATCGACGGCACCCGGGACGTCATCGTCACCGCCGCCGACGGGTCCGAGACGATCCTGACCGCGGACGCGGTGCTGATCGCGACCGGCGGCACCCCCCGCGAGATCCCCGACGCCATGCCCGACGGCGAGCGGATCCTGAACTGGACCCAGGTCTACGACCTCGACGAGCTCCCCGAGGAGCTCATCGTGGTCGGCTCCGGCGTGACCGGCGCCGAGTTCGCCGGCGCGTACCAGGCCCTCGGCTCCCGGGTGACCCTCGTGTCCTCCCGCGACCGCGTGCTGCCCGGCGAGGACCCGGACGCCGCCGCCGTGCTGGAGGACGTCTTCCGGCGCCGCGGCATGAACGTCGTCGGGCGCTCGCGCGCCGAATCCGCCAAGCGGGTGGGCGACCGGGTCGAGGTCACCCTCTCCGACGGCCGCGTGCTGACCGGTACGCACTGCCTGATGGCGGTCGGCGCCATCCCCAACACCAAGAACATGAACCTGGAGGAGTCCGGGGTCCGGCTCAAGGACTCCGGGCACATCTGGACCGACAAGGTCTCGCGCACCTCCGCGCCCGGCGTGTACGCCGCCGGTGACGTCACGGGCGTCTTCGCGCTCGCGTCGGTCGCGGCGATGCAGGGTCGCATCGCGATGTACCACTTCCTCGGTGACGCGGTGGCCCCGCTGAACCTCAAGACGGTCTCCTCGAACGTCTTCACCGACCCCGAGATCGCCACCGTCGGCTACACCCAGGCGGACGTGGACGCCGGCAAGATCGACGCCCGCGTGGTGAAGCTCCCGCTGCTGCGCAACCCGCGCGCCAAGATGCAGGGCATCCGGGACGGCTTCGTGAAGCTGTTCTGCCGTCCGGGCACCGGCATCGTCGTCGGCGGCGTAGTCGTCTCCCCGCGTGCGAGCGAGCTGATCCACCCCATCTCG
- a CDS encoding gamma-glutamylcyclotransferase: MSLYAAYAGNLDPRLMTRRAPHSPLRGTGWINDWRLTFGGEQMGWEGALATIVEAPRQQVFVALYDIAPLDEDSMDRWEGVGLDIYRRMRVRVHTLDGEEAAWVYVLNGYEGGLPSARYLGEIADAAESAGAPHDYVMEIRKRPC; encoded by the coding sequence ATGTCGCTCTACGCCGCGTACGCCGGCAACCTCGACCCGCGGCTGATGACGCGCCGCGCTCCGCATTCGCCGCTGCGCGGCACGGGCTGGATCAACGACTGGCGGCTGACCTTCGGCGGCGAGCAGATGGGCTGGGAAGGGGCTCTCGCCACGATCGTCGAAGCCCCGCGCCAGCAGGTCTTCGTCGCCCTGTACGACATCGCGCCGCTGGACGAGGACTCGATGGACCGCTGGGAGGGTGTCGGACTCGACATCTACCGCCGGATGCGGGTGCGCGTGCACACGCTGGACGGCGAGGAGGCGGCCTGGGTGTACGTCCTGAACGGCTACGAGGGCGGTCTGCCCTCGGCCCGCTACCTGGGCGAGATCGCGGATGCCGCCGAGTCCGCGGGCGCTCCCCACGACTACGTGATGGAAATCCGCAAGCGCCCCTGCTGA
- a CDS encoding purine-nucleoside phosphorylase yields the protein MNASVTDPFAAADAAAARLRELTGVDTHDVALVMGSGWAPAAEALGAPEAEFLVTELPGFPPAAVEGHGGKIRSYKIGDKRALVFLGRTHYYEGRGVAAVAHGVRTAVAAGCKTVVLTNGCGGLREGMKPGQPVLISDHLNLTATSPIVGANFVDLTDLYSPRLRAMCKEIDASLEEGVYVQFPGPHYETPAEINMIRVMGADLVGMSTVLEAIAAREAGAEVLGISLVTNLAAGLSGEPLNHEEVLQAGRDSAARMGTLLTQVLARI from the coding sequence GTGAACGCATCTGTTACCGACCCCTTCGCCGCCGCCGACGCCGCAGCCGCCCGCCTGCGTGAGCTGACCGGCGTGGACACCCACGATGTCGCCCTCGTCATGGGCTCCGGATGGGCCCCCGCCGCAGAGGCGCTCGGCGCCCCCGAGGCCGAGTTCCTCGTCACCGAGCTGCCCGGCTTCCCGCCCGCCGCCGTCGAGGGCCACGGCGGCAAGATCCGCTCGTACAAGATCGGCGACAAGCGCGCGCTGGTCTTCCTCGGCCGGACCCACTACTACGAGGGCCGCGGCGTCGCCGCCGTCGCCCACGGCGTGCGCACCGCCGTCGCCGCCGGCTGCAAGACCGTCGTGCTGACCAACGGCTGCGGCGGTCTGCGCGAGGGCATGAAGCCCGGCCAGCCCGTCCTGATCAGCGACCACCTCAACCTGACGGCCACCTCGCCGATCGTCGGCGCGAACTTCGTCGACCTCACCGACCTGTACTCGCCGCGCCTGCGCGCGATGTGCAAGGAGATCGACGCGAGCCTCGAAGAGGGCGTCTACGTCCAGTTCCCCGGCCCGCACTACGAGACCCCGGCCGAGATCAACATGATCCGCGTCATGGGCGCCGACCTGGTCGGCATGTCCACCGTCCTGGAGGCCATCGCCGCCCGTGAGGCCGGCGCCGAGGTGCTCGGCATCTCCCTGGTCACCAACCTGGCGGCGGGCCTGTCCGGCGAGCCGCTGAACCACGAAGAGGTCCTCCAGGCCGGCCGTGACTCGGCCGCCCGCATGGGCACGCTGCTGACGCAGGTCCTCGCCCGCATCTGA
- a CDS encoding phospho-sugar mutase: protein MQEQAQAQDDLIIRAQAWLAEDPDPETAAELSALIEAGDTAELADRFSGTLQFGTAGLRGEIGAGPMRMNRGVVIRAAAGLAAYLKAQGHDGGLVVVGYDARYKSADFARDTAAVMTGAGLRAALLPRPLPTPVLAYAIRHLGAVAGVEVTASHNPPRDNGYKVYLGDGSQIVSPADTEIAAQIAAVEKLADVPRPESGWQELGDEVLEAYLARTDAVLTPGSPRGVRTVYTAMHGVGKDVVMAAFARHGFPEPVLVAEQAEPDPAFPTVAFPNPEEPGAMDLAFAKAAEVQPDIVIANDPDADRCAVAVPTADGWRMLRGDEVGALLAAHLVHKGARGVFAESIVSSSLLGRIAEAAGVGYEETLTGFKWIARVEGLRYGYEEALGYCVDPEGVRDKDGVTAALLVAELASVLKEQGRTLTDLLDDLAMAHGLHATDQLSVRVSDLSIIADAMAALRAQPPVSLAGLRVVSAEDLSKGTESLPPTDGLRYYLDGEYKARVIARPSGTEPKLKCYLEVVVPVAEASDLAAARVRGQEVLDAIKKDLSAAMGI, encoded by the coding sequence GTGCAGGAACAGGCACAGGCACAGGACGACCTGATCATCCGGGCGCAGGCCTGGCTGGCCGAGGACCCGGACCCGGAGACGGCCGCGGAACTGTCCGCGCTCATCGAGGCCGGCGACACCGCGGAGCTCGCGGACCGTTTCTCGGGCACCCTGCAGTTCGGCACCGCCGGACTGCGCGGTGAGATCGGCGCCGGCCCGATGCGGATGAACCGCGGCGTGGTCATCCGGGCCGCGGCGGGCCTCGCGGCCTACCTGAAGGCCCAGGGCCACGACGGCGGCCTGGTCGTCGTCGGCTACGACGCCCGCTACAAGTCGGCGGACTTCGCCCGCGACACCGCGGCCGTCATGACCGGCGCCGGGCTGCGCGCGGCCCTCCTGCCCCGCCCGCTGCCGACGCCCGTCCTCGCGTACGCGATAAGGCACCTCGGCGCCGTCGCCGGCGTCGAGGTGACCGCGAGCCACAACCCGCCCCGGGACAACGGCTACAAGGTCTACCTCGGCGACGGCTCGCAGATCGTCTCCCCGGCCGACACCGAGATCGCGGCGCAGATCGCGGCGGTCGAGAAGCTGGCCGACGTACCGCGCCCGGAGTCCGGCTGGCAGGAGCTCGGCGACGAGGTCCTGGAGGCGTACCTGGCGCGCACGGACGCCGTCCTGACCCCCGGCTCCCCCCGGGGCGTGCGGACCGTCTACACGGCCATGCACGGCGTCGGCAAGGACGTCGTCATGGCGGCCTTCGCCCGGCACGGCTTCCCGGAGCCGGTGCTCGTCGCCGAGCAGGCCGAGCCCGACCCGGCCTTCCCGACGGTGGCGTTCCCGAACCCGGAGGAGCCGGGCGCGATGGACCTGGCCTTCGCGAAGGCCGCCGAGGTCCAGCCCGACATCGTGATCGCCAACGACCCCGACGCGGACCGCTGCGCCGTGGCCGTGCCCACCGCGGACGGGTGGCGGATGCTGCGCGGCGACGAGGTCGGCGCGCTGCTGGCGGCCCACCTGGTCCACAAGGGTGCTCGCGGCGTCTTCGCCGAGTCCATCGTCTCCTCCAGCCTCCTGGGCCGGATCGCGGAGGCGGCGGGCGTCGGCTACGAGGAGACCCTCACCGGCTTCAAGTGGATCGCCCGCGTCGAGGGCCTGCGCTACGGCTACGAGGAGGCGCTCGGCTACTGCGTGGACCCCGAGGGCGTCCGCGACAAGGACGGCGTCACCGCCGCCCTGCTGGTGGCGGAGCTGGCCTCGGTGCTCAAGGAGCAGGGCCGCACCCTGACCGACCTGCTGGACGACCTGGCGATGGCCCACGGCCTGCACGCCACGGACCAGCTGTCGGTGCGCGTCTCGGACCTGTCGATCATCGCCGACGCGATGGCGGCGCTGCGCGCGCAGCCACCGGTGTCGCTGGCGGGTCTGCGGGTGGTCTCGGCGGAGGACCTGTCCAAGGGCACGGAGAGCCTCCCGCCCACGGACGGCCTGCGCTACTACCTGGACGGCGAGTACAAGGCCCGGGTCATCGCCCGCCCGTCGGGTACCGAGCCGAAGCTGAAGTGCTACCTGGAGGTCGTGGTCCCGGTGGCCGAGGCCTCCGACCTGGCGGCGGCCCGCGTCCGCGGCCAGGAGGTCCTGGACGCGATCAAGAAGGACCTCTCCGCGGCCATGGGCATCTGA
- a CDS encoding sensor histidine kinase, which yields MVFSLVALTAAVSASGIAYWLNREAVLTRVQDAALGDFRQEMQNRAAALPADPTAEELQRTAELMAGSSPGYSVLLVQVGKDNRQVFGAAGPDSFGLANVPKSLQNAVNDRQKTTAANDSEYHVYWQRTKPHGNPYLIGGTRIVGGGLTGYMSKSLAQERDDLNALGWSLTIATGLALLGSALLAQAAARTVLKPVQRLGDAARRLGEGELDHRLDVSGTDELADLSHTFNKTAEALEKKVADMSAREESSRRFVADMSHELRTPLTALTAVAEVLEEEVDDLDPMIAPAVALVVSETRRLNDLVENLMEVTRFDAGTARLVLDDVNVADQVTACIDARAWLDAVELDAERGIVVRLDPRRLDVILANLIGNALKHGGSPVRVSVTVEGEWLVIAVQDNGPGIPEEVLPHVFDRFYKASASRPKSDGSGLGLSIAMENAHIHGGDITAANVAGGGALFTLRLPVDVGKVIAGDEDA from the coding sequence ATGGTGTTCTCCCTGGTCGCGCTCACGGCCGCCGTCTCGGCCTCCGGCATCGCCTACTGGCTCAACCGCGAGGCCGTCCTCACCCGCGTCCAGGACGCGGCACTCGGCGACTTCCGGCAGGAGATGCAGAACCGTGCCGCCGCGCTGCCCGCCGACCCCACCGCCGAGGAGCTGCAGCGCACCGCCGAACTGATGGCGGGCAGCAGCCCCGGATACAGCGTGCTGCTGGTGCAGGTGGGCAAGGACAACCGGCAGGTCTTCGGCGCGGCGGGGCCCGACTCCTTCGGGCTGGCCAACGTACCGAAGTCCTTGCAGAACGCGGTCAACGACCGGCAGAAGACCACCGCCGCGAACGACTCCGAGTACCACGTGTACTGGCAGCGGACGAAGCCGCACGGCAATCCGTACCTGATCGGCGGGACGCGGATCGTCGGCGGCGGGCTCACCGGCTACATGTCCAAGTCCCTGGCGCAGGAGCGGGACGACCTGAACGCGCTCGGCTGGTCGCTGACCATCGCCACCGGTCTCGCGCTGCTCGGCTCCGCCCTGCTGGCGCAGGCCGCGGCCCGTACCGTGCTCAAGCCCGTGCAGCGGCTCGGGGACGCGGCGCGGCGGCTCGGCGAGGGCGAGCTGGACCACCGCCTCGACGTGTCGGGCACGGACGAACTCGCCGACCTGTCGCACACCTTCAACAAGACGGCCGAAGCGCTGGAGAAGAAGGTCGCCGACATGAGCGCGCGGGAGGAGTCGAGCCGGCGCTTCGTCGCCGACATGTCGCACGAGCTGCGGACGCCGCTGACCGCGCTGACGGCGGTGGCCGAGGTGCTGGAGGAAGAGGTCGACGACCTCGATCCGATGATCGCACCGGCCGTGGCCCTCGTCGTCAGCGAGACGCGCCGCCTCAACGATCTGGTGGAGAACCTGATGGAAGTCACCCGCTTCGACGCGGGTACGGCCAGGCTGGTGCTGGACGACGTGAACGTCGCCGACCAGGTCACGGCCTGCATCGACGCCCGGGCCTGGCTCGATGCGGTCGAACTCGACGCCGAGCGGGGCATCGTGGTCCGCCTCGACCCGCGCCGCCTCGACGTCATCCTCGCCAACCTGATCGGCAACGCCCTCAAGCACGGCGGCTCGCCGGTACGGGTGTCGGTGACGGTGGAGGGGGAGTGGCTGGTGATCGCGGTGCAGGACAACGGTCCGGGCATCCCCGAGGAGGTCCTGCCGCACGTCTTCGACCGCTTCTACAAGGCGAGCGCGTCGCGGCCGAAGTCGGACGGCAGCGGGCTCGGCCTGTCGATCGCCATGGAGAACGCGCACATCCACGGCGGCGACATCACGGCCGCCAACGTGGCGGGCGGCGGGGCGCTGTTCACGCTGCGGCTGCCGGTGGACGTGGGAAAGGTGATCGCGGGTGACGAGGATGCGTAG
- the afsQ1 gene encoding two-component system response regulator AfsQ1, which translates to MPFLLLIEDDDAIRTALELSLSRQGHRVATAATGEDGLKLLREQRPDLIVLDVMLPGIDGFEVCRRIRRTDQLPIILLTARSDDIDVVVGLESGADDYVVKPVQGRVLDARIRAVLRRGERESSDSASFGSLVIDRAAMTVTKNGEDLQLTPTELRLLLELSRRPGQALSRQQLLRLVWEHDYLGDSRLVDACVQRLRAKVEDVPSSPTLIRTVRGVGYRLDSPQ; encoded by the coding sequence GTGCCTTTCCTGTTGCTGATCGAGGACGACGACGCCATCCGCACGGCCCTCGAACTCTCCCTGTCTCGCCAGGGCCACCGTGTGGCCACTGCGGCGACGGGCGAGGACGGCCTGAAACTGCTGCGCGAGCAGCGGCCGGATCTGATCGTGCTGGACGTGATGCTGCCCGGGATCGACGGCTTCGAGGTGTGCCGGCGGATCCGCCGCACCGACCAGCTGCCGATCATCCTGCTCACCGCGCGCAGCGATGACATCGACGTGGTCGTCGGCTTGGAGTCCGGAGCCGACGACTACGTGGTCAAGCCCGTCCAGGGCCGGGTCCTCGACGCCCGGATCCGGGCCGTACTGCGCCGCGGCGAGCGCGAGTCGAGCGATTCGGCGAGCTTCGGCTCCCTGGTCATCGACCGGGCCGCCATGACCGTGACGAAGAACGGCGAGGACCTGCAGCTCACGCCGACCGAGCTGCGGCTGCTGCTCGAACTGAGCCGCCGGCCCGGGCAGGCGCTCTCGCGCCAGCAGCTGCTGCGGCTGGTCTGGGAGCACGACTACCTCGGTGACTCGCGGCTCGTCGACGCCTGCGTGCAGCGGCTGCGCGCCAAGGTCGAGGACGTGCCGTCCTCGCCGACCTTGATCCGTACCGTCCGGGGCGTCGGCTACCGCCTGGACTCCCCACAGTGA
- a CDS encoding SigE family RNA polymerase sigma factor encodes MNTLHSTTTSAVVTRLHDVNRRAGVRTVAVARPRPAHVVAIDANQYQAVPAAEQAPSSTSEAEFTAYVQERRAALYATAFHLTGDRYEAEDLLQSALFSTYRAWDRISDKAAVGGYLRRTMTNLHISAWRRRKLNEYPTEELPETASDTDAMRGTELRAVLWQALTRIPEPQRTMLVLRYYEGRTDPEIAEILGISVGTVKSSIWRSLRRLREDEALSFGRDEAESFEELVA; translated from the coding sequence ATGAACACGCTGCACAGCACCACGACCAGCGCGGTCGTCACGCGGCTGCACGATGTGAACCGCCGGGCGGGTGTCCGTACGGTGGCGGTCGCCCGTCCCCGGCCGGCCCACGTCGTAGCCATTGACGCAAACCAGTACCAGGCGGTTCCCGCCGCCGAGCAGGCTCCTTCCTCCACCTCGGAGGCGGAGTTCACGGCGTACGTCCAGGAGCGGCGCGCCGCCCTGTACGCGACGGCCTTCCACCTCACCGGCGACCGGTACGAGGCCGAGGACCTGCTGCAGAGCGCGCTGTTCTCCACCTACCGCGCCTGGGACCGGATCAGCGACAAGGCGGCCGTCGGCGGGTACCTGCGCCGCACGATGACGAACCTGCACATCAGCGCGTGGCGTCGGCGGAAGCTGAACGAGTACCCGACGGAGGAGCTGCCGGAGACGGCCTCCGACACGGACGCGATGCGCGGTACGGAGCTGCGCGCGGTGCTGTGGCAGGCCCTGACCCGGATCCCGGAGCCGCAGCGCACGATGCTGGTGCTCCGCTACTACGAGGGCCGCACGGACCCGGAGATCGCCGAGATCCTCGGCATCAGCGTCGGCACGGTGAAGTCGAGCATCTGGCGCTCGCTGCGCCGCCTGCGGGAGGACGAGGCGCTCAGCTTCGGCCGTGACGAGGCGGAGTCCTTCGAGGAGCTCGTCGCGTAA